From Quercus lobata isolate SW786 chromosome 1, ValleyOak3.0 Primary Assembly, whole genome shotgun sequence, one genomic window encodes:
- the LOC115983962 gene encoding uncharacterized protein LOC115983962 has protein sequence MLSVTSLSLGSRASMVIQVPTPTQTQHSGASAFSLGKGSTSRRSGHCSPLGFLSFGNSSSCTTLSSSVKTAVAAVDSDQLSSSNPADKEQANKYYFVVANAKFMLDEEEHFQELLSERLRLYGERNKEQDFWLVIEPKFLDKFPNITKRLRRPAVALVSTNGPWITFMKLRLDRVLSESFSAESLEEALASNPTNLEFEKPEEWVAPYPKYESGWWKPFLPPGSKEEVKV, from the exons ATGTTAAGTGTGACGAGTCTCTCTCTGGGCTCTCGAGCTTCCATGGTAATTCAGGTTCCCACtccaacccaaacccaacacAGTGGTGCTTCTGCCTTTTCTCTTGGTAAAGGGAGTACAAGCAGACGCAGCGGCCATTGTTCACCACTGGGATTTCTGTCTTTTGGCAATTCTAGTAGCTGCACCACCTTATCTTCCTCTGTTAAGACAGCAGTTGCAGCTGTCGACTCCGACCAACTCAGTTCTTCCAATCCTGCTGACAAG GAACAAGCAAACAAGTATTATTTCGTTGTTGCAAACGCAAAATTCATGCTGGATGAAGAGGAGCATTTCCAGGAGCTTTTGTCTGAGCGGCTGCGTCTCTATGGGGAGCGGAACAAAGAGCAGGACTTCTGGCTTGTGATTGAGCCAAAGTTCTTGGATAAATTCCCTAACATTACTAAGAGATTACGGAGACCTGCTGTTGCTCTGGTTTCAACCAATGGTCCCTGGATCAC GTTCATGAAGTTAAGACTGGACCGGGTTTTATCAGAAAGCTTCAGCGCTGaaagtcttgaagaagcattAGCCTCAAATCCTACCAATCTAGAGTTTGAGAAACCAGAAGAGTGGGTGGCACCTTACCCAAAGTATGAATCAGGGTGGTGGAAGCCCTTCTTGCCCCCTGGATCAAAAGAGGAAGTCAAAGTATAA
- the LOC115988993 gene encoding cytochrome P450 714C2-like, which produces MELQFDTKTCISLAVLGFIGLLQLLYNALVAKPRRLRSLLSKQGISGPPPSLLLGNAMEMKLGQSTAVKAHTGEPPVSHNCAASLFGFFDKWRKQYGELFTCSLGNSQILFVTQPDIVREITTCTSFDLGKASYQHQVLGPLLGQGILTSNGAVWAHQRKILAPELYMEKVKGMVNIITESAITVADSWKSMIETQGGTADIKIDQYMRSFSGDVISKACFSSNYSKGEEIFLKLRLLQEAMSKYGISIAGQLPAMRYLPTKGNREKWALEKEIRNLILEVVKERTTVDANEKDLLQMVLEGARDSNLSQEETDRFIVDNCKNIYLAGFETTAVSATWCLMLLASNQEWQERVRAEALSVCGGGIPNADTIRKMKQLTMVINESLRLYPPVTIMSREVFNDMKFGDITVPKGVNIWTMVCTLHTDPDIWGPDAFKFNPDRFENGITGACKLPHLYMPFGVGPRVCLGQNLATVELKILLSLILSNFAFSLSPKYTHGPVLRLVLEPEHGVDLLVRKL; this is translated from the exons ATGGAGCTGCAATTTGATACAAAGACATGCATTTCCCTTGCAGTGCTTGGTTTCATTGGATTGTTACAACTCTTGTATAATGCGCTGGTGGCGAAGCCAAGGAGGCTTAGATCTTTGCTAAGCAAGCAAGGCATCAGCGGACCACCACCAAGTTTACTACTCGGAAATGCTATGGAGATGAAGTTGGGCCAATCCACCGCAGTGAAGGCTCACACCGGCGAACCCCCTGTCTCCCATAATTGTGCTGCTTCTCTCTTTGGCTTCTTTGATAAATGGAGGAAGCAATATG GTGAACTATTTACCTGTTCTCTTGggaactcacaaatattattcGTGACCCAACCTGACATAGTGAGGGAGATAACCACATGCACATCCTTCGACTTGGGAAAGGCATCATATCAACACCAAGTGCTTGGACCATTGCTCGGACAGGGCATTTTAACTTCAAATGGGGCTGTCTGGGCACATCAGAGGAAAATCCTTGCACCTGAATTATACATGGAGAAGGTTAAG GGAATGGTGAACATAATTACCGAGTCTGCAATCACAGTGGCAGACTCATGGAAGAGTATGATTGAGACACAGGGTGGAACTGCAGACATAAAAATCGATCAGTATATGAGAAGTTTCTCTGGAGATGTTATCTCGAAAGCCTGTTTTAGCAGCAACTATTCCAAAGGGGAAGAGATTTTCTTAAAGCTGAGACTTCTCCAGGAGGCCATGTCCAAGTATGGTATAAGTATAGCGGGTCAGCTCCCTGCTATGAG ATATCTCCCCACAAAAGGCAATAGGGAAAAATGGGCGTTAGAAAAGGAGATCCGCAATTTGATACTAGAGGTAGTGAAGGAGAGAACAACAGTTGATGCTAATGAGAAAGATTTATTACAAATGGTTCTTGAGGGCGCCCGGGATAGTAACTTGAGCCAGGAGGAAACAGACCGCTTCATCGTTGACAACTGCAAGAACATATATTTGGCTGGGTTTGAGACCACTGCAGTTTCTGCCACATGGTGCCTCATGTTGTTGGCTTCAAATCAAGAATGGCAAGAACGTGTTCGTGCCGAGGCTCTCAGTGTTTGTGGAGGTGGTATTCCTAATGCTGATACGATTCGTAAGATGAAACAG CTAACGATGGTGATTAATGAATCATTGCGACTTTACCCTCCAGTAACAATTATGTCAAGGGAGGTCTTCAATGACATGAAATTCGGGGACATTACTGTCCCAAAAGGTGTTAACATCTGGACCATGGTGTGTACATTGCATACTGATCCGGACATATGGGGACCAGATGCTTTCAAGTTCAACCCAGATAGATTTGAAAATGGAATTACAGGTGCTTGCAAGCTTCCACACCTGTACATGCCATTTGGAGTTGGGCCTCGAGTGTGTCTTGGACAGAACTTGGCTACGGTTGAACTCAAGatacttctctctctcattttgtcCAACTTcgccttttctctctctcccaaatACACCCATGGACCTGTTCTCAGGTTGGTTCTAGAGCCTGAGCATGGGGTAGATCTCTTGGTGAGGAAGTTGTGA
- the LOC115983973 gene encoding cytochrome P450 714C2-like: MELQFDAKTVISLAVLGFIGLLLRLYNGLVVKPKRLRSMLSKQGIDGPAPTLLLGNIREIKKAQSTTVKTPTSEAPVSHNCGAVLFPFFDQWRKQYGQVFVFSLGNTQILLVTQPDIVREISTCTSLDLGKPSYQHKDRGPLLGQGILTSNGAVWAHQRKILAPELYMEKVKGMMNLITESTITVIDSWKSRIETQGGTADIKIDEYMRSFSGDVISRACFGSNYSKGEEIFVKLRTLQEAMSKRSLATGIPGMSYLPTKNNREAWALEKEVRNLILDVVKERQNGTCNDKDLLQTVLEGAKNSDLSQEATNRFIVDNCKNIYLAGFETTAVSATWCLMLLASNQEWQDRVRAEVLSICGDAIPDADMLRKMKQLTMVIHESLRLYPPVSVVSREALKDMKFGDINVPKGVNLWTMVLTLHTDPDVWGPDAYKFNPERFANGITGSCKLPHFYMPFGVGPRVCLGQNLAMVELKILIALILSNFTFSLSPKYTHAPALRLVIEPEHGVDILVRKL; this comes from the exons ATGGAGCTACAATTTGATGCAAAGACAGTCATTTCCCTTGCAGTGCTTGGTTTCATTGGATTGTTACTACGCTTGTATAATGGGCTGGTGGTGAAGCCAAAGAGACTTCGATCTATGCTAAGCAAACAAGGCATCGATGGACCAGCACCAACTTTACTGCTCGGAAATATTAGGGAGATAAAGAAGGCTCAATCCACCACAGTGAAGACTCCCACCAGTGAAGCCCCTGTTTCCCACAACTGTGGGGCTGTTCTCTTCCCCTTCTTTGACCAATGGAGGAAGCAATATG GTCAAGTATTTGTGTTTTCTCTTGGGAACACACAAATCTTACTCGTGACCCAACCTGACATAGTGAGAGAGATATCCACATGTACATCCTTGGACTTGGGAAAGCCTTCATATCAACACAAAGATCGTGGTCCATTGCTTGGACAGGGCATTTTGACTTCAAATGGGGCTGTTTGGGCACACCAAAGGAAAATACTTGCACCTGAATTATACATGGAGAAGGTTAAG GGAATGATGAACTTAATTACCGAGTCCACGATCACAGTGATAGACTCATGGAAGAGTAGGATTGAGACACAGGGTGGAACTGCAGACATAAAAATCGATGAGTATATGAGAAGTTTCTCTGGAGATGTTATCTCAAGAGCCTGTTTTGGCAGCAACTATTCCAAAGGGGAAGAGATTTTCGTGAAACTAAGAACTCTCCAGGAGGCCATGTCTAAGAGAAGCTTAGCAACTGGGATCCCTGGGATGAG TTATCTCCCCACAAAGAACAATAGGGAAGCATGGGCGTTAGAAAAGGAGGTCCGCAATTTGATACTAGATGTAGTGAAGGAGAGACAAAATGGTACTTGTAATGACAAGGATTTATTGCAAACGGTTCTGGAGGGTGCAAAAAATAGTGATCTGAGCCAGGAGGCAACAAACCGCTTCATTGTTGACAACTGCAAGAACATCTATTTGGCTGGGTTTGAGACCACTGCAGTTTCTGCTACATGGTGCCTCATGTTGTTGGCATCAAATCAAGAATGGCAAGACCGTGTCCGTGCTGAGGTTCTCAGTATCTGTGGGGATGCTATTCCAGATGCTGATATGCTTCGTAAGATGAAACAG CTAACAATGGTGATTCACGAATCATTGCGTCTTTATCCCCCAGTAAGTGTGGTGTCAAGGGAGGCCTTAAAGGACATGAAATTTGGGGACATTAATGTTCCGAAGGGTGTCAACCTTTGGACCATGGTGCTGACATTGCATACTGATCCAGACGTATGGGGACCAGATGCTTACAAGTTCAACCCAGAAAGATTTGCAAATGGAATTACAGGGTCATGCAAACTTCCACACTTCTATATGCCATTTGGAGTTGGGCCCCGAGTGTGTCTTGGACAGAACTTGGCCATGGTTGAACTCAAGATACTTATAGCTCTCATTTTGTCCAACTTCACCTTTTCCCTCTCTCCCAAATACACTCATGCACCTGCTCTTAGGTTGGTTATAGAACCTGAACATGGAGTAGATATCTTGGTGAGGAAGTTGTAA